GTTTATTTCGACTTATGTGTTACAATGTCCGTTTGGTATCTTTTGCTTCTcttgtgtttccctcagttttagtttgtaactcggatttggtttttctctatcgatttatgaattttgaccagcggtatattactgttgcttttatttaataAGTGCTTCATGTATTCAATTAATGTTCGAGGGAATCCCTTTTTCCCTATTTGAAACATGTTTCATCTGATAGCGACATAGTATTGCAAAAACTATTATTCGGATAGTAATTATGATATTTATACTGATGAACAACTTTACCCGTTATTCTTAAATCTTTGGGTTAATTGCAGTGTTAAAcattaactttaaatatttattcCATAAAACTTACATGTTTTTCGTCTACGGGTTTCGTTACCAGGGAAACAACAATAGTTACAATCATACTGAAGAAAAACAGAAATatagtaaaatgaagaaaatgaaCTTTTGATATGACAGATGGTCTGGTATCTTCTTCGCCACATTTTGGTGAACCATATCCAAAGTCTAATCCCATGCGCACCAATCCAACAATCAATCCACATATAGATCCCCAAAAGGCTCCCTACAATATAATGCATAGCTATTACCAACGAAAGATACATATGCCCAGATAGGGCTAAGTTGGGCTCGATTTTTTACCATGGCTTTCACTTCAAAGAGTTTTGTCCTTGTATGAGATACACCGTCAAGTGATTTCTAATCATGACACAGTTCATCACCCAACTCCAATGGATTTGAGAGTTTGAGAGCGGGAATGTAAATTGCACGCGGATAACTAAAATGAACTAATGCATTGTccaatacaaaaaagaagatgttggtatgattgctattgagacagctctccaccagagaccaaaaagacacagaatttaacaactataggttgcATTGTAAGGTCATTGTTCCCTTTTACACACCGTATCTtcgtggtgaaaaataatgtcatGTATTCCCaaacttttaagaattatcaaCACCAGAGAGCAGAAACGATTTTTGTGAATATATACAGGGGTTACCGAAGTGAACTAAGATTTTCACATCGACACTCGTTCTATAGTATTTTCGAATACGCATTCAACCTGTCATAAGTGGTGAATAACCATGCCAGTTGTCATAAACAATTGCAAACTCCAAAGGGTTTCAAAGTTAGAAGGAACAAATATATAACCTGTTAACTGTAAACCCTTAGGAACATGACAAAATAGGTATAAATACTCTAATagatatcaaaattatctccccatgaccactgatcttttctgcatgcatttgaattattattttatgtttctttaattactctgtaatgtttatggcatgttgtaattaatgttatgctcttaatggcccctttaattttgaaaaaaaaataataatattgtattgtataacgTCATATGGAAAAATTGTTAAACGAAATTGAGTATCTTTCAAAGAAATTCATAAATAATAACCTTTTCATTTGTTCTTTTCCACAGCATGGCCAATAGAAAGAGCGATAACACTGGCGGGGCGAGGTAACCTGTTACGGATTGAATGTAATTAAAGAGTTGTCCCCCTTGAGAAGCTTGTAACACAGGAATCCATATTATGCTAATTACCACCAGAGCAATAATGAATATTCTGAAAATATAGAAATGCATACCGttggtttttgtttattttttagatatGCTTCATAAACGCTTTAATAATAGCTTCACGAcccttaaaaataaaattgagtaaGGTAAAATGACAGAATTTCCTTTCAAGCAGTTACAAAAAATGGTCAATTTCATAGAAGCAGGTACCTGTTTTATAATAGTGTCCAAGGATTTACCTTTTGTTACAAATCATTTAAACCTTTGAAACAACtaatcatttgataaataatCGATTAGATTCGAATTCGGCTATCGGGAATTTTTCATTATATTGGGCATATCCACTTTCAAAACAATGAGTACTTCTTATTTCGGTATCTTTTCTCAATGAGAGGGGAATAATGGTGTCTTTATATGGAATTGTAGAATTTCGTTCTTCAGTTTAGTTGAAGTAATTTTCCGTTATGTATTATTTAGTTCTGATTGAACGAATCACAGAAAGAATAACGAGGAGACGGATATTAAGACACCTTATCGCTAATTTCCCGCTAATACTGGACAAAACAAAGGTTCCAGTATATTTGTGACGTCACAAAAGTAAATGTCTGACGGGTGATTGTTGTTTGACGTCAATAATTCAAGGGTAGCAAACTGTAAGTCTACAGTAGCAGATTCCCAAATATCGATGCGGTCGATTCACGTACGGTACACATACATCGTGAATTCGTGGATACATTACCTCCCAACAACTAGCAATTCCCCATCAGAAGCTCCTGCTCTAATACGCTTCCATATATCCATGGTAAATATAGTACTTGAACTGTTAAACACTGATGTTAGGGAACTCATTAAAGCAGCCATCATGGCCGCTAACATAAGTCCGCGTAATCCTACAACATAATAAAAACAGATATGATCAGTAATATATTTAGATATTGCATACGACACTTTATGTTATGTTATGCATTAACCACCTATCGCTGAATATCAGTCATATAACCCGCTGTAATGCAGCCTCCTGATAAAATGGAATCATTATAACTTAGAGCATATACTACATGTGTAACATAGCAACTGGCGAAATTCAGTGTAATTGTAGTTATGTGAATTaggacaaataaaacaaaacggGAGACGAGCTATGAATTATAATACTAGATTAACTTAATTTTGGTATTATAGTAAACAGTAAATGAAATTTCTGATTAAGGGTTTCCAGAACTAATTGGACATTTCTAAAAAGTGCGTGTTTCCCATTATTTCCTttcttttcaaaatcaatttattttaaagaacTAACTTTAGAACATAATTGTTTGCCTACACCCTCTGTTGTTGATTTGAATGTATCTACTTGAACGATTACGATATCttatatgaaaatgaatattaaaaaaataataatataacgcATTTTTAATAGATTATACCTTCAGGCATCAACTCAACTACAAGTTTAGGATAAGCTATGTTAGTACAGCCTGCTTCATTGTCACAAACAATCTTACATACAGCTGGATCAACGCATGCAATCTGATCTGAAATGGTACAATATATCTAACACACAGCTGGATCGATGTAGACAATCTGATCGAAAGTGACACAAACCATTTCATATACATCATGATCTACACAAGAAATAAgtatttaaaaatgttatgaaaatataAGGTCTTTGCAGATAGTCTGATTCAAATGTTATAACATTATCTCATATGCAGCTGCATTTACATAGGCTATCGTAACTGAAAAGTAACAAACTACCTTACAATTCTTTGATGAGGTTTTACATACAGCTCGATCTACGCATGAAATCTGATATGGTATTAAACTGTCTTGCGTAAATCTAAATTTCATATGAAATCTGAtccaaaatataataatatattttacataGATCTTGATCGATGTATGCAATATGATCTGAATCTAACACACTGTCGTACATACAGCTGGTTTACACAAGATATAATCTGAATTGTAATAAATTGCTTCCTGTTTTAAAGTGGAAGCAATAATAGAGACACCTGCGAGTCTCAATTAATATCTGTTCGATGCATTTGATTTTACATTTTCGTTTCTTTGTTGCAATATGAACATTTCAGTTTCCCTCATGAAACACATTTgcgttatgaaaataaaaaagtgcAATAAATTTATAATAACAATTACATCAGTTAAAATGTTAGTacaaaacaacattaaaagacaTACCTGTGTACAAAATTCTACTTATCATTCCGGGAAACACTGTGGTAAACAATGgcaaaattttcaaatatgctGCTAATATTGAACCTCCTTTTACATGGTGCATGTTTTTAGCTGCCAGGGACCTTTGTACAAGAACCTAAATGTATATAATCAAATTTTAATGCTAGCTAGTAATTAAAGAAATTACTACAGCAAAATAAATATTACAGCGATAAATATGGAAACTAATTCAGAAGTAATAAGATAAACGATCGACGGAAATAAATGACGaaagtatttagaaaaaaatcgcAAAGGAAATGGAACCGACTTAGAGGTTACCGAGGTGTTGGAAAACATGTCTTCCTAAAGATCTAAATGTTAAGCACTTACgatatttattttagaaaaaaactgattttttccATGTTTACAGATAGACACTTAATTTAATGAGTTACCTGATCTGAACAGAAGTACCAACAGCTAAGTATAGAAATTCCAAAAACATTTCCTGGCCAAGGAATGTCTCCTGTTACAGCATCTCGTAGTAAATGAAAAGCTTCGTCAGTAGGATGACCACAGGTAGAATTATCGATTAGAGGGGTTGGTAATGCTTCAGGGTACAATACGTAGATCTTCTCCAGGCCACCAACTTTGATAAAAGCTACGAAAGAAGTGAAGTGATCTATGAAATGTGTTTATAAAACAATGGATGAGACCTTCCCTGTCATAAACAGTTATCTCAAAGTGCTTAAAACAAGGCTTAAAAGTGTCAAAGGTTATATGGTACTTACTTctagaaaatgacaataaataaaattgagaatggaaatggggaatgtgtcaaagagacaacaacccgaacatagagaagacaacagcagaaggtcaccaacaggtcttcaatgcaacgagaaattcccgcacccggaggcgtccttcagctggccactaaacaaatatatatactagttcagtgataatgaacgccatactaaactccaaattgtacacaagaaactaaaattaaaaatagtacaagactaacaaaggccagaggctcctgacttgggacaggtgcaaaaatcaaatgaaatcttAACAACAAAAAGAGGTGCTTTAACATTCCAGTAGTACCTACATATGGAGTATAAATCTAcaagttgatacgatatttctgAGTTTGCGTTCATATAATAATGTTCTTGATAGAGAGTTGAGGTTTACAATGAatcaataatttgaataaataaactcatcatagataccaggattaaaacttTATATACTCATTCCTTCAAAAGTTTAACTGACCCCATCATGAGTTGGTCGTTACCGTTACGGAATAAATGTGCCACAGATGACCACGGACATGCTTCAATCGATGCAGCCTTATTCTCCTTCCAGAATGCGACACCACTGGGtgaaatatacaaatttaatatCACGGAATTTGTACCTTGTGAGCAAAAAAGAGGCGGAATATTCAAAAGTGATATTAAATCTCATTAGTCGATGAAAACAAACAGCAGTATACAAAATCAAACAACATATAGACTTAGAAATTAGCTATATAAACTCCACCAAAACTTAGCATTACAACACCTCAATAGGAGATTTCTTCCACTTTAAAACTCTGTTTTAAAAACGTCATGCTACAAGAAAGAATAGTGATTTTACAAATGTACATACCTAGCACCATAAGAACAATAGCTCCGGCAACCATGATGACAGTCTGAAGAGTATCCGTATAAATAACAGCTTTAAGTCCACCTacaaaatgataatataaaagtCATAGTACATGCTAATTCGTTGATAGACAAgttcaattaaaaatattgtaaaatcaaTTCGGAAATAGAAAATGTCAGGAACGGGATAAATTatatcctggtaactttgataactatatatacacCATATAACGATGAACAAGGTAATAATAACCCTTACTGAAAAAAATCAGTCTCCTGCAAACATTTGCTGCAAGTCTGCTGCGAACTTGCTGCAGACTTGCAGCGACCACAGATCCCGTGTTTGCGGCGTGTTTGCTGCAAATACgctgcaggtctgctgcaaacaatttaccatgcaaatgagtgtttgctgcagacctgctgcaaacatttatatgcaaatgagtgtttgctgcagacctcatgctgcaaacatatttatgcaaattaatctttctcctgcgtgtttgctgcagacctgcgacaaacattttttattcaaagcaATCTGTTATACAATTAACCAATGTCATGTTGTGTACACATCATTTTATCTATATTACACAGCAAATTCTAAAAAAGTTATGTTACATccatttataaaataattcaattactttatcatttgaaaaattatcatagaataaGTTTAtaccttttaacatgtttaatacatgTAAGTTAAATTAATTCCAAGTACATTCTCAAATGAATTACATGCATGAATCTaaagttaaaaaaagatttatttgaaattttctttgcGCATACACAGCTAGTTAAATTAAAATTGTCACAAAATTCAACTAGACttacatattttgtaagttaTAATCTCTAAGCATATGAGGGAGTACTGTATATTGCATGGTtatacatatttgaaaatgtatttttaaccTTCATGCAGATATCTGTGGAGGGAATGAATTTCATAAGTTTACATTCTACGATGAATTTGTACTTACAAATAATGTCTTTAAAATCTAATCTGTTAATTGCCAAACTATAATCCTGAACACTTATACATATCATGACACAAATTAATATCaccaacattttcaaattttaaatctttatcTTCCAGGAAGTTACCAATTAAGGCATGCTCAGTCGTTTTATGTAGTTTCTTGCAATGCTcttgcaaacatataaaattgtcAAAGATTCCTGCAATCTAGCTGCGAACATCCCTTTTATTCTAGTTTTTCCTGCAATCTTACtgcaaacatttttgtttctgcaaacttgccgcaagcttgcagtaAAAAGCTGCAAACATCTGCAAACATTATTCAAAAGGGTTCCTGCAAGCTTTTTGTTTGCAGCAGATTTCAGTTCTGTAAGGGAACCTGAATTTATCAATAACGTTTAGACAACTTTCAATCAGCAATGACTCATTTGCTGATGATTTAAATCTAAGATTTAATAATACACATGAATTTCCTTACTTACCAGAAATTGTATAAATAGCTGAGATAGCCAACAGTACTATAACACCGGTATAAAGATCCCACCCAACTGCTTGCTGTATGAATATTGAACCTGCGTACATATCTACCTGTAATGGGAACATATATAATGCTGACAAGTCAGTTATACTGCATTGAATGTGTTCGGTCTCAAAGATACAATGTGATACTCAAATtttcataattcaaaataatacacaaaaattttaataacaaaagtccttattttgttatgttttcgATACGGTTTCAGcagatatatttattgtatgtAGTAGAATTTGGTAGTGCCtctatttctttttaaaacactttcaaaatcTACATGTTAAACTTTTTGTAGTAGACCATACCAAGGAAAACTCGGTGGTTAATCCACTTGTCTTTATGGTCTGAAATGATTACTTACAGATATTTTTGTGAAGACGTATATAATAAGAGACAACACAGACATGTACACTTGAAGTCTTTGTCCTCCAAAACGTTTCTTCAAATATTCTGGTAAGGTAAACACctgttaataaaataaatacttaatgttttgataaattttgtccGTCCTTGGTTCTATAAAAGTAAGCTATTATTTTATAGGAGTAGAAGCTGATTGACCTTAAACCTTGGTAAAACGACAATTTTTGTCTTACATGTACCCGTTCTTTTTGTTATCGACACGaggtgtgtgtaacattttaaataGTTTTGACAATTTGAGGAATAACGGTTTCCCTTTTGTGTTGGATTTATCAAGGGCGTGCATCATTTGTCATAAATAAGTGCACCATACCCATCTTTGCAAGTTCATACTGAGTAATTGTATACtgtaacaatgaaaaaaaatcatattaaaacataattaaacagtaaactgttttctcaacataagtAAAATGGATGTTTTAAACATAATTAAGGGATATTGAAACAATATACAGTTGCGTATTTGTCAGTGTAAATGATTACTTTTCACagttttgtctgttttttggtAATTTATCCATCtgacgtggctctgtacatcccgtcattgtgttattgtggaatggtacatttttgtattcttgtctttttttgttttgataaagtgttttgtctatatgttttttctttttgttgaagtatttgtttttgtttttatagtgataaataattatgaataataacacaatgttgactgctgtatcacTATTTTCGAGAGTTTTATCTTaataattatgtctgtttgttttgttcacacatcgttgtcaatataatgttttTTAATGTTACTGTCATACAAACTAGAAGGttacctagctataaaaccaggtttagtccaccattttctaaataagaaaatacctgttctaagtcaggaatatcaaagctattttccattcgtttgatgtgtttgggtttttgcattttgccatttggttacagactttccgttttcaattttcctcggagttcgttttttgttgttgttattttacttgtacatgtagtattatCAACTTGATGAATTTGGTAGTttgtatgtactatttataaggCATGATTGGATAATATCAAATTAAAGCTAAAATCTATATTATTCATGATAAATTAAACACGTCGAATATGATATATATGATTGTCCTTTTTAAAGCACCCTTATTTTCGAACGACAGTCCGTACTTTCCGCTCTTAATCCCAGTTATTCTCATATATGCAGAACCTACTGTTCATTTGTTCTCAGAATATGCACGAAGTAATTACCACTGGACGTTTATCAAgtaattatcaatcaatcaatcaatcaagatgATTACTATCAATACATTTGTACTTACCCCACTGGCTATATAAACCGGAACAAATAACCACCCTAGTAACAGTAAGCAGAATAAACCCtgcaaaataaatcattttttggtTCAACCTTTACTATATTATATAGTTATAAAATTTGCTTTAAACATATAAAAGATATCATTACTCATAGAATACATTATTGAAATACTCAACATATGTGATATTTAcgcaaattttataaaacaccGAAAGAACCCGATCACATGTGAGTGTGTGTGTCTGTCTCAATTGAGGAGTCTAATTAGCGTTAACTTGTCTATTCGTATTCAGTAGGATATTGAACGTTTATGCATTTCGTATCTTTTCCCAGACGTAGTTTTTAATGTATTGGCATTTGTTTAAGTCTTTGTTCAACTGTTAATGACCATATAAGTTCCTCTAATTGACTAACCTTAAATAACAATCATACTTACATTGAGTTCATAACTTGCCACTGCAATACCATTGGCCGCACCGGTTCCTGCTAAACCAACAAAACTACCGCTGCCTATGTTACTGGCAAATAAAGAGGCTCCAATCTGGTAATAGAGTATATTTCGTAAAGCGTAATGGTAGGTTTAACTGATTATAAACTTTCATAGTAAGCCCACACAGGTACATTTGCCTAGTTTTAAAGTTTGCATGATAACATCTGATTGTAAATTCATTGAAATGCAGTTCTTATCTAAAAGTAATATTGCAGCATTAACCTCCGAAAGTTCTGTAAATAAAAAGACATTTTGAATTCTCCCTATCGCTTCAAAAGTTTACCTTCAAAAACAGTTCTGGCTTAAGCTCACCCAATAAAAGTTATGCTGAAAGCATATTAgatgaacattttaaaataacaGGACATTATCAAATAGGATCAGGTAACGAATTTCTTTGTTACATGTAGTTACTTTGCGTCTGCTTTtcaatgataaaataaatcatgttcATAGTTAGAACACACctattgttgttatttttcaaTTGGTCACAGTTCAAATCACCACAAATGACAGCTTTTTCATTTATTTCCTGAGCTAATAAGACacatttgagaatggaaatggggaatatgtcaaagagaaaacaacccgaccaaagagcagccgaaggccaccaatgggtcttcaacgcagtgaGAGAATCTCGAACCCGGAGGTGGgtctcagctggcccctaaataaaaatgtgtactagttcggtgaaaatggacgccatactaaacaccaaaacatataaatgtactatgatttagaagaaaaaaaacatacaagactaacaaacaccaaaggctcccgacttgggacaggcgcaaatatgcggcggggttaaacatgtttagatctcaaccctccctatatatacagtatatataactagccaatg
The window above is part of the Mytilus galloprovincialis chromosome 4, xbMytGall1.hap1.1, whole genome shotgun sequence genome. Proteins encoded here:
- the LOC143071684 gene encoding sodium/glucose cotransporter 4-like gives rise to the protein MADNSTIKAFSSAGVTTVDLVVIVIYLLLCLATGIWATWRTQRGSISGYFLAGRDMIWVTIGASLFASNIGSGSFVGLAGTGAANGIAVASYELNGLFCLLLLGWLFVPVYIASGVFTLPEYLKKRFGGQRLQVYMSVLSLIIYVFTKISVDMYAGSIFIQQAVGWDLYTGVIVLLAISAIYTISGGLKAVIYTDTLQTVIMVAGAIVLMVLAFIKVGGLEKIYVLYPEALPTPLIDNSTCGHPTDEAFHLLRDAVTGDIPWPGNVFGISILSCWYFCSDQVLVQRSLAAKNMHHVKGGSILAAYLKILPLFTTVFPGMISRILYTDQIACVDPAVCKIVCDNEAGCTNIAYPKLVVELMPEGLRGLMLAAMMAALMSSLTSVFNSSSTIFTMDIWKRIRAGASDGELLVVGRIFIIALVVISIIWIPVLQASQGGQLFNYIQSVTGYLAPPVLSLFLLAMLWKRTNEKGAFWGSICGLIVGLVRMGLDFGYGSPKCGEEDTRPSVISKVHFLHFTIFLFFFSMIVTIVVSLVTKPVDEKHLIRLTWWSRHSTLTREPYPEELLWEEKSERLKASQASKKGTTGEIPTWRKVVYMICGYEKPKEITRTEEEKLEQIRLLTHIKEDPNWKLFVNLNALLLMCIGIFMWSFFA